The following are from one region of the Petrotoga sp. 9PWA.NaAc.5.4 genome:
- the pth gene encoding aminoacyl-tRNA hydrolase, producing the protein MKNLVIGLGNPGPRYVYTKHNVGFLALDRYEDIKKNNNDIKKVSGKNFESYIIENNVFVKPMTYMNLSGEILPFVFKKFGYVEDNILVIYDDIWLNFGEIRIRKNGSDGGHNGLKSIISILGTTEFPRIRIGINKGYRHGSGELAKYVLSPFTQEEINSLFKILDVVCEAIDYILNGKIEEAMNRFNGKNIVD; encoded by the coding sequence ATGAAAAATTTGGTAATAGGTTTGGGTAATCCTGGCCCGCGTTATGTTTACACGAAGCATAACGTGGGCTTTTTAGCGTTGGATAGATACGAAGATATCAAAAAAAACAATAACGATATAAAAAAGGTAAGTGGAAAGAACTTTGAAAGTTATATCATTGAAAACAATGTGTTTGTGAAACCAATGACTTATATGAATTTAAGCGGAGAAATTTTACCTTTTGTTTTTAAAAAGTTTGGTTATGTTGAAGATAATATTTTAGTAATATATGATGATATATGGCTTAATTTTGGTGAAATTAGAATAAGAAAAAACGGATCAGATGGCGGACATAACGGGTTAAAATCTATTATTTCGATATTAGGAACTACAGAGTTTCCACGCATCAGAATAGGAATAAACAAAGGTTATAGACATGGGAGTGGAGAATTGGCAAAATATGTATTATCCCCGTTTACTCAAGAAGAAATTAATTCTCTATTCAAAATTTTAGATGTAGTTTGTGAAGCAATAGATTATATATTAAATGGTAAAATAGAAGAGGCTATGAATCGTTTTAATGGGAAAAATATCGTAGATTAA
- a CDS encoding 50S ribosomal protein L25 — translation MATVFKLNVQERDTTLKPNQLRKKGLIPAVIYGPAMKTNRHITINSNELKKMIEKVSETTLIELNLEKQDGSEKITGFVKTVQRHKVSDQLIHVDFYVPEEGRKMNIRIPVEYVGEPEGVTVGGFLNVYIHELPVEILPSEIVDSIKLDISNLKLGESLTVQDIKPLLPKSADVLLEEEETLVSVIEPKEIQEEVQEEEITEPEVIEEKTPKDSKEE, via the coding sequence ATGGCAACTGTTTTCAAATTAAACGTTCAAGAAAGAGATACAACTTTAAAACCAAATCAACTAAGAAAAAAAGGTTTAATCCCGGCAGTAATATACGGACCAGCTATGAAAACTAACAGGCACATCACAATTAATTCAAATGAATTGAAAAAAATGATCGAAAAAGTTTCGGAAACCACTTTGATTGAATTGAATTTAGAAAAACAAGATGGATCCGAAAAAATAACTGGCTTTGTTAAAACAGTACAAAGACACAAAGTTTCTGACCAACTTATACATGTAGATTTTTATGTACCAGAAGAAGGTAGAAAGATGAACATTAGAATACCGGTGGAATATGTTGGAGAACCAGAAGGAGTAACAGTAGGTGGTTTCTTGAATGTATATATTCATGAATTGCCTGTGGAGATTTTACCCTCTGAAATTGTTGATTCAATTAAACTTGATATTTCTAATCTCAAACTTGGAGAATCATTAACAGTACAAGACATCAAACCACTTCTTCCAAAAAGTGCAGACGTGCTTTTAGAAGAAGAAGAAACGTTGGTAAGCGTAATTGAACCTAAAGAAATTCAAGAAGAAGTTCAAGAAGAAGAAATTACAGAACCTGAAGTAATAGAAGAAAAAACCCCTAAGGATTCAAAGGAAGAGTAA